Proteins co-encoded in one Metabacillus sp. KUDC1714 genomic window:
- a CDS encoding extracellular solute-binding protein, with protein sequence MKKIYLVFIALIMLITAACSSTASNEDEISDVEVVSEVEGTVRVSLAGWQLESGIDPITGVENMGLNEFIKKEFEPRYPNIKLEVYQVPWENAQAKQTAMLKSGDVDVLYTGGAFASQWQQQGLLRGLDDLMENDSTFDPSIYLEGVWENSYSTKSYDKSVHFGIPAILGRRIIMYDKQLFDEWGVDYLSENPSPEEVLEKAKAMTGKNPKTGEQNYGIWWDGKALNASSFVALSHAFGASGGEGTLNDLKNIKWKLNSPEMGKIFGWLEEAVKYAPPGILNTQGNENFGLEKNNIAIHLDASGASTMGEVKASGNKELLERYESTLNLGPNGEGWVAVDPFVMAKDTKNEEASWEVLKFLTGPITQEWNYVNFKNTPTLVDASFVEEEDKYMKTAMEIAQISKSTLLDEANPFFGSEIVPAINGFISKAHNGDAPDIQSYLDDLQSRAEKWSANQ encoded by the coding sequence ATCAAAAAAATTTATCTTGTTTTTATAGCCTTAATTATGTTAATCACAGCTGCTTGTTCTTCTACAGCTAGTAATGAGGATGAAATAAGTGATGTGGAAGTTGTTTCCGAAGTTGAAGGTACAGTTCGTGTTTCTCTCGCAGGTTGGCAGTTAGAGAGTGGAATTGATCCTATTACCGGTGTTGAAAATATGGGATTAAATGAATTTATTAAAAAAGAATTTGAACCGAGATATCCAAATATTAAATTAGAAGTATATCAAGTTCCGTGGGAAAATGCACAAGCAAAACAAACGGCAATGTTAAAATCAGGCGATGTTGATGTTCTTTATACTGGTGGGGCATTTGCTTCCCAATGGCAACAACAAGGATTATTGAGAGGTTTAGATGATTTGATGGAAAATGATTCTACCTTTGACCCTAGCATCTATTTAGAAGGTGTATGGGAAAATTCCTATAGTACAAAATCCTATGATAAGAGTGTTCATTTTGGGATTCCAGCAATCTTAGGAAGACGAATTATTATGTATGATAAACAGCTTTTCGATGAATGGGGAGTTGACTACTTATCAGAAAATCCATCACCTGAAGAAGTCTTAGAAAAGGCAAAGGCGATGACTGGAAAAAATCCAAAAACTGGTGAACAAAACTACGGTATTTGGTGGGATGGAAAAGCATTAAATGCCTCATCCTTTGTAGCTTTAAGCCATGCTTTTGGAGCTTCAGGAGGAGAAGGTACCCTAAATGATTTAAAAAATATTAAATGGAAGCTAAATTCACCAGAAATGGGCAAAATATTTGGATGGTTAGAAGAGGCAGTGAAATATGCTCCACCGGGTATTTTAAATACACAAGGAAATGAAAACTTTGGATTAGAGAAAAACAATATTGCCATTCATCTTGATGCTTCAGGTGCAAGTACGATGGGAGAAGTTAAGGCATCTGGAAATAAGGAATTGCTTGAACGATATGAATCAACACTAAATCTTGGCCCAAATGGCGAGGGCTGGGTTGCGGTAGATCCTTTTGTGATGGCAAAAGATACTAAAAATGAAGAAGCATCATGGGAGGTTTTGAAATTTCTAACTGGACCTATCACTCAAGAATGGAACTATGTTAATTTTAAAAATACTCCCACCCTTGTGGATGCTAGTTTTGTAGAAGAAGAGGATAAATATATGAAAACGGCAATGGAAATCGCTCAAATTTCGAAATCAACGTTACTTGATGAAGCAAATCCGTTTTTCGGAAGTGAAATAGTTCCTGCTATTAATGGTTTTATTAGTAAGGCACATAATGGAGATGCTCCTGATATTCAATCATATTTGGATGATTTACAATCACGTGCTGAAAAGTGGTCCGCAAATCAATAA
- a CDS encoding Gfo/Idh/MocA family protein produces MKIGVVGTGTMGKLHLDAWSNMKAVTISGILGRDKSLVDQLAEKYRSNTYTEYEELLNTDIDVIDICLPTYLHKEFVTKAAQHGKHIICEKPLALNLDECRAILEICHTYGVQLFVGHTLRFLPEYKHAHDQVKSGVIGEPGVVRLSRGGPYPLGRDSWYQDEVKSGGVILDLGIHEFDWVRWTFGEVERVMAKQVKRKGENGNLIKYALVTLRMLSGTIVHIELSWAKETFESAFEIAGNKGMLTHSDRESYPIKLKIKNEEEQNSGEVALPKSIGTNSPLQLQLEHFTKCLENDEKPIISAEDAMKAVEIAVAAIESVNSGQPVSLLTKKEVF; encoded by the coding sequence ATGAAAATCGGTGTAGTTGGTACAGGTACAATGGGAAAACTCCATCTAGACGCATGGTCTAATATGAAAGCGGTTACTATTTCCGGTATCTTGGGGCGAGATAAGAGTTTAGTTGATCAATTAGCAGAAAAGTATAGAAGTAACACATATACGGAATATGAAGAACTACTGAATACAGATATTGATGTCATCGATATTTGTTTACCAACCTATTTGCATAAGGAGTTTGTAACAAAGGCTGCTCAACATGGCAAGCATATTATTTGTGAGAAGCCTTTGGCATTAAATCTAGATGAATGTAGAGCAATTCTTGAAATCTGTCATACGTATGGTGTTCAACTATTTGTAGGCCACACACTTCGTTTTTTACCAGAATATAAACATGCACATGATCAGGTGAAGAGTGGTGTAATTGGTGAACCTGGTGTTGTTCGATTATCAAGAGGTGGTCCATATCCACTAGGAAGAGATTCTTGGTATCAGGATGAAGTGAAAAGTGGAGGGGTTATTTTAGACCTTGGGATCCACGAATTTGATTGGGTACGCTGGACATTTGGTGAAGTAGAAAGGGTAATGGCTAAACAGGTAAAAAGGAAGGGCGAAAATGGGAATTTAATTAAGTATGCGTTAGTAACATTACGGATGCTAAGCGGAACAATTGTCCATATTGAATTGTCTTGGGCAAAGGAAACATTTGAGTCTGCTTTTGAAATTGCAGGAAATAAAGGGATGCTTACACATAGTGATCGGGAAAGTTATCCTATAAAACTGAAAATAAAGAACGAAGAAGAACAGAATAGCGGTGAAGTAGCTTTACCAAAAAGTATAGGAACGAATTCACCGCTACAATTACAACTGGAACACTTTACGAAATGTCTAGAAAATGATGAAAAACCGATCATTTCTGCTGAAGATGCGATGAAAGCAGTAGAGATTGCGGTAGCAGCGATTGAATCAGTTAACAGTGGGCAGCCCGTTTCTTTGCTAACAAAGAAGGAGGTGTTTTAA
- a CDS encoding Gfo/Idh/MocA family protein has product MSKVKVGFVGVGGIAGVHLENVSKNSHAEIVAVCDIAEESAKKKGLQYNASAYTDMDEMLEKETLDAVFVCVPPFAHGDIEEKIVKRGIHLLVEKPLGLDIETVQKKAKIIKDSGVICGVGYCLRYLDTVAKAKEYLKDKSIAMVRGHYITSFVPTPWYREMNKSGGQLVEQSTHTLDLMRYLAGEIDNVYANMSLQVLSDIPNMDIPDVTSVNVTFESGAVGHLDSSMIQFDHRSGVEILGRDFRILIDGADLLIVEKDSTITYKSKVDFYQEQDRVFIEAVMKGDPGLLLSNYEDGAKTLAVTLASNKSSEMGLPIKLSSLTEDKITL; this is encoded by the coding sequence ATGAGTAAAGTAAAAGTAGGGTTCGTAGGTGTAGGAGGTATTGCTGGAGTTCATTTGGAAAATGTTTCAAAAAACAGTCATGCCGAAATTGTTGCTGTATGTGACATAGCTGAGGAAAGCGCAAAGAAAAAGGGATTGCAATACAATGCTTCTGCTTATACAGATATGGATGAAATGCTAGAAAAGGAAACATTAGATGCTGTATTTGTCTGTGTTCCACCATTTGCACACGGAGATATCGAAGAAAAAATCGTTAAGCGAGGAATTCATCTCCTAGTTGAAAAACCCTTAGGCCTCGATATAGAAACTGTACAAAAGAAAGCAAAAATTATTAAAGACTCTGGTGTTATTTGTGGAGTAGGATACTGCTTGCGCTATTTAGATACAGTTGCTAAGGCGAAAGAGTATTTAAAGGATAAGTCAATCGCGATGGTTAGAGGACATTATATAACATCATTTGTTCCAACTCCTTGGTACCGCGAGATGAATAAGTCAGGCGGACAACTTGTTGAACAATCAACACATACATTAGATTTAATGCGCTATTTAGCTGGAGAAATTGACAATGTATATGCGAATATGAGCTTGCAAGTTCTATCGGACATACCAAATATGGATATTCCTGATGTCACTTCCGTAAATGTTACATTTGAATCTGGTGCAGTGGGCCATCTTGATTCTTCAATGATACAGTTTGACCATCGATCAGGTGTTGAGATTTTAGGTAGGGATTTTCGCATTCTTATTGATGGAGCAGACTTATTAATTGTTGAAAAGGATTCTACGATTACCTATAAATCAAAAGTGGATTTTTATCAAGAACAGGATCGTGTGTTTATTGAGGCAGTAATGAAAGGAGATCCTGGTCTTCTCTTATCTAATTATGAAGATGGGGCAAAAACCCTTGCTGTCACGTTGGCTTCAAACAAATCGAGTGAAATGGGATTGCCTATTAAGCTGTCCTCATTAACTGAAGATAAAATCACTTTGTAA
- a CDS encoding carbohydrate ABC transporter permease, whose amino-acid sequence MSTELNTSVGTPTHTVVRRKKLFTRRDLTGYLFSAPLLIGIVVFSIYPMIGALILSFKKSSQSFIGEWAGLSNYQYVLTDSLFWQSIYNTFYMGILSVILGVSLSFILASLIHNISWLKWRNFFKGVYFLPNVVSLVATSILFSFLFNPGSEGLLNYVFGIVGIEPIGWFTDPKYARFSIVIMTLWGMLGYNTIIFIAALTSVPKDLYEAAEVDGANWLKKWFYITVPYLKPIIIFMVIIGTINAMKRFTDVWLIGGTAGNPAGSLMTAVLYIYRNGFLSSQMGIATAASYILFFFILVLTIVLQFTNRKSNFD is encoded by the coding sequence ATGTCGACTGAACTAAATACTTCGGTAGGGACTCCTACGCATACAGTTGTTAGGCGAAAGAAACTTTTTACTCGCCGTGATCTAACAGGATATTTATTTTCAGCTCCCTTACTAATAGGAATTGTTGTATTTTCAATTTATCCAATGATTGGTGCTTTAATCCTAAGTTTTAAAAAATCCTCACAATCCTTTATTGGAGAATGGGCAGGGTTAAGCAATTATCAATATGTTTTAACAGACTCCTTGTTTTGGCAATCCATCTATAACACTTTTTATATGGGGATTTTATCTGTAATCTTAGGTGTTTCCTTATCATTTATTTTAGCAAGTTTAATCCACAATATCAGTTGGTTAAAGTGGAGGAATTTCTTTAAAGGAGTTTACTTTTTACCGAATGTCGTTTCTTTGGTAGCTACAAGCATTCTTTTCTCTTTTCTATTTAATCCAGGAAGTGAAGGATTATTAAACTATGTTTTTGGTATAGTCGGAATTGAGCCAATTGGTTGGTTTACCGATCCAAAATACGCAAGGTTCAGTATCGTTATTATGACACTTTGGGGAATGCTCGGTTATAACACTATTATATTTATCGCTGCTTTAACAAGTGTCCCAAAGGATTTATATGAAGCTGCTGAAGTCGATGGCGCTAACTGGTTGAAAAAATGGTTTTATATAACCGTTCCTTATTTAAAGCCAATTATTATTTTTATGGTGATAATCGGGACAATCAATGCCATGAAACGCTTTACAGATGTTTGGTTAATAGGAGGAACCGCAGGAAACCCTGCAGGCTCATTAATGACAGCTGTTCTATATATCTATCGAAATGGATTTCTATCATCACAGATGGGAATAGCCACTGCCGCTTCCTATATATTATTTTTCTTTATTCTTGTTCTAACGATTGTTTTACAGTTTACGAATAGAAAAAGTAATTTTGATTAA
- a CDS encoding pectinesterase family protein: MIVAQDGSGQFTTIQEAINTIPDNNNERVIIQIKEGIYKEKLEINKPLISLVGTDKAKVKITFGDYAKKPFSNGGKMGTFSSYSILLTGDQFLAKNITFENHAGCGTVVGQAVAVYVDGDKVEFDHCSFLGSQDTLFTGPLPPKPIEGNRFGGPRDGLERRVGRSYFRNCYIEGDVDFIFGSATAVFDHCEIFSLDKSSDINGYITAASTPIDEKFGYVFIDCRLTSNAAANTVYLGRPWRDYAKTAFINCWMGEHIKEEGWHNWEKQHAENTTCYAEYNSRGPGGSMEKRVKWAKVLTEEEVKQYAIENVLGKEKDWPSLVEEEKQFRIYLAGDSTVEDVSPEQGIKQGWGQQIHQFFTDEVFIINEAMGGRSTKSFIDEGRLQKILDKINEDEFLFIQFGHNDQKVEDKTRGTEPYTSYQEYLAHYINGAREKGAIPILITPVNRRSFDEQGNLIDTLGDYPDAMRQVAADLKVPLIDLWKKSKDFYEGLGIEETKALFAWYELENQDTPPDDTHFSQYGAKKIAELVVEGIKELGIDFANCIINKKEVSRL; this comes from the coding sequence ATGATCGTTGCGCAAGATGGAAGTGGACAGTTCACAACTATTCAAGAGGCAATTAACACAATACCTGATAATAATAACGAAAGAGTAATCATCCAGATAAAAGAAGGCATTTATAAAGAAAAATTAGAAATCAATAAACCTCTCATTTCTTTAGTAGGAACAGATAAAGCAAAAGTCAAAATTACATTTGGTGATTATGCGAAAAAACCGTTTTCAAATGGGGGAAAAATGGGTACTTTTTCTTCTTATAGCATTCTATTAACAGGAGATCAGTTTCTTGCAAAAAACATCACCTTTGAAAATCACGCGGGCTGTGGAACAGTAGTAGGTCAAGCCGTTGCTGTCTATGTCGATGGGGATAAGGTGGAATTTGATCATTGTTCGTTCTTAGGTAGCCAGGATACATTATTTACAGGCCCACTTCCACCAAAGCCAATTGAAGGTAATCGTTTTGGTGGACCTAGAGATGGTCTAGAAAGAAGAGTGGGGAGAAGTTATTTTAGGAACTGCTACATAGAAGGTGATGTTGATTTTATCTTCGGTTCTGCAACTGCTGTTTTCGATCACTGTGAGATTTTCAGCTTAGATAAATCCAGTGACATTAATGGCTATATTACTGCAGCCTCTACTCCAATTGATGAAAAATTCGGCTATGTCTTTATTGATTGCCGGTTAACTAGCAATGCTGCAGCTAATACTGTCTATTTAGGAAGACCGTGGAGAGATTATGCAAAAACAGCATTCATAAATTGCTGGATGGGTGAGCACATCAAAGAAGAAGGCTGGCATAATTGGGAGAAACAGCATGCTGAGAATACAACCTGCTATGCAGAATATAACAGCCGGGGTCCAGGTGGAAGCATGGAAAAAAGAGTAAAATGGGCAAAGGTGCTAACTGAGGAAGAAGTAAAACAATATGCAATTGAAAATGTTTTAGGAAAAGAAAAGGATTGGCCTTCTTTAGTAGAAGAAGAAAAACAATTTCGTATTTATTTAGCTGGAGATTCAACAGTGGAAGACGTTTCACCAGAGCAAGGAATAAAGCAAGGCTGGGGTCAGCAAATACATCAATTTTTTACAGATGAAGTCTTTATCATAAATGAAGCAATGGGTGGACGCAGTACAAAAAGCTTTATAGATGAAGGACGATTACAAAAAATACTAGACAAAATCAATGAAGACGAATTCTTATTCATTCAATTTGGTCATAATGATCAAAAAGTAGAAGATAAAACAAGAGGAACAGAACCTTACACTAGCTATCAAGAATATTTGGCACACTATATTAATGGAGCTCGTGAAAAAGGTGCTATCCCAATTTTAATAACTCCAGTAAATCGGAGAAGCTTTGATGAACAAGGAAATCTAATCGATACCCTTGGTGATTATCCAGATGCGATGAGACAGGTAGCTGCTGACTTAAAGGTACCATTAATAGATTTATGGAAAAAGTCAAAGGACTTTTATGAAGGATTAGGGATAGAAGAAACGAAGGCACTATTTGCTTGGTATGAACTAGAAAACCAGGATACACCTCCTGATGATACTCATTTTAGTCAGTATGGAGCGAAGAAAATTGCTGAGTTGGTTGTTGAGGGAATCAAGGAATTAGGGATAGATTTTGCTAATTGTATCATTAATAAAAAAGAGGTTAGTAGGCTATAG
- a CDS encoding sugar phosphate isomerase/epimerase family protein, translating into MLKGINQWCYPEGTSLEEVFEYSKEAGFDAIELNLYDSGGIGLTMDTTPGEADAIVKLALSYGLQLRSLSTGLLWQSPLSSANENVREQGRKIILKQIELASVMGIDTVLVVPGSVTQDVSYDDCYKRSQDELKKVLDEAEKRQVTIGIENVWNKFLLSPLEMARYIDELNSEYAKVYFDVGNVLQFGFPEQWIRILGKRISKVHVKDFSTKVGNITGFVPLLAGDVNWSAVVEALEEIGYDDVITAELSPYAIGPKQLPIDTARHMEVILASQSKVKN; encoded by the coding sequence ATGTTAAAAGGAATAAATCAATGGTGCTACCCTGAAGGGACATCTTTGGAGGAAGTGTTTGAGTATAGTAAAGAAGCAGGTTTCGATGCAATCGAATTGAATCTATATGATTCTGGCGGAATTGGTTTAACGATGGACACAACACCTGGTGAAGCAGATGCAATTGTAAAGCTTGCCCTGTCTTATGGGTTACAACTAAGAAGCTTATCTACGGGATTATTATGGCAAAGCCCATTATCTTCCGCTAACGAGAATGTAAGAGAACAGGGCAGAAAAATCATCCTGAAGCAAATTGAATTGGCAAGTGTAATGGGGATCGATACGGTACTGGTTGTTCCTGGTTCTGTCACACAAGATGTATCCTATGATGATTGTTATAAAAGAAGCCAAGACGAACTAAAAAAAGTTCTCGATGAAGCAGAAAAACGTCAAGTGACAATTGGAATCGAAAATGTCTGGAATAAATTTTTATTGTCACCCCTCGAAATGGCGCGATATATAGATGAACTAAATTCAGAATATGCAAAAGTTTATTTTGATGTTGGAAATGTCCTACAGTTTGGTTTTCCAGAACAATGGATTCGAATCCTTGGGAAACGAATAAGCAAAGTTCATGTGAAAGATTTTAGCACAAAGGTAGGGAATATTACTGGTTTTGTTCCCCTATTAGCTGGTGATGTTAATTGGTCTGCAGTAGTGGAAGCGTTGGAAGAGATCGGTTATGACGATGTCATTACTGCTGAGCTCAGTCCATATGCAATCGGACCAAAACAACTACCAATTGATACAGCTCGGCATATGGAAGTCATACTAGCAAGTCAATCTAAAGTGAAAAACTAA
- a CDS encoding carbohydrate ABC transporter permease, protein MNKRSLNRSKVISDWILTSVLLIGSLVMVIPFIWMVFTSFDWAARLKIPFPPRFWPEEFSIRTYQMAFTNIPMLKYMINSLIVSVGVILFSLTSALLSGYAISKLKFKGANIVLLLALSTMMIPFEMTMIPQYLMFAEFKLLDTYWAFFLPALNYAFGTFLAKSFIDQLPGSLREAAIIDGASEFTVFIKIYLPLCIPILATMIILQFLAVWNDLLWPLLALKTPDKYTIQLGLAMFSYNKDLPLPSVIMAATTVSLIPVIVLYLFLQRFIVESIALSGIKQ, encoded by the coding sequence ATGAATAAACGGTCTTTAAATCGTTCAAAAGTGATATCAGATTGGATATTAACTTCTGTTTTACTTATAGGTTCGTTGGTTATGGTTATTCCTTTCATTTGGATGGTTTTCACAAGCTTTGATTGGGCAGCTAGGCTTAAAATCCCATTTCCACCAAGATTTTGGCCGGAAGAGTTTTCTATTAGAACGTATCAAATGGCTTTTACAAATATACCGATGCTTAAATATATGATAAACTCTTTAATCGTCTCAGTAGGAGTAATACTGTTCAGTCTTACGTCAGCTTTATTATCAGGTTACGCGATTTCAAAGTTGAAATTTAAAGGAGCTAATATTGTCCTTTTATTAGCACTAAGTACAATGATGATCCCCTTTGAAATGACAATGATTCCACAATATCTCATGTTTGCCGAATTTAAGCTTTTAGACACGTATTGGGCTTTCTTTTTACCAGCTTTGAATTATGCATTTGGAACTTTTTTAGCAAAATCATTTATTGATCAACTACCAGGAAGTTTACGAGAAGCGGCAATCATTGATGGGGCAAGCGAATTCACCGTATTTATAAAGATATATTTACCTCTATGTATACCAATACTAGCCACAATGATTATCTTACAGTTTTTAGCTGTTTGGAATGATTTGCTTTGGCCGTTATTAGCCTTGAAAACACCTGATAAATACACAATTCAATTGGGATTAGCGATGTTTTCTTACAACAAAGATTTACCTTTACCTTCAGTAATAATGGCTGCAACTACAGTAAGTCTTATCCCAGTTATTGTTCTATACCTATTCCTGCAACGTTTTATAGTTGAAAGCATAGCTTTGTCGGGAATAAAACAATAA
- a CDS encoding ROK family transcriptional regulator has protein sequence MKRTGDLKLIQELNRSIILDTIRLQGPISRSDIAKLNKLSPTTVTSAVSELIQEGLVYEDGIGHSSGGRKPILVRFSPDSKFLIAISIRNSFITIAEMNLEAKVKRKEIHSTNGYSGDDVINYLLDLIETFLNSSINKDLCIGISVITQGIVNSSKGVIRYNAELKLKNVPLKDLLEQRFNKKSYLDNDTNAYLLAEKNFGLYNLNQNMIYITQGDGVGAGLLVNGSIYRGHSGGAGEFGHTSIDRGGFRCECGNIGCLETYVSWPAIFSRILSSLSSGKSSGMLEKVNGKMTEITPAIFSEALQEHDELAIKLAEETVSYLSASIVNLVHLFNPEVIIIGGEVVANNPIYLAKLRTSVLENVMEALSEDLEIHAPSLGDELEMIGAASVLLQDKFHFSLNQVY, from the coding sequence ATGAAAAGAACTGGGGACTTAAAGTTAATCCAAGAATTAAACCGCTCAATCATATTAGATACGATTAGGCTGCAAGGACCAATTTCAAGATCCGATATTGCGAAGTTAAATAAATTGAGCCCAACAACAGTAACATCAGCTGTATCTGAATTAATTCAAGAAGGCTTGGTTTATGAAGATGGAATTGGTCATTCTAGTGGGGGAAGAAAACCAATCCTTGTCAGATTTTCACCCGATTCTAAATTTTTAATAGCTATTTCTATCCGTAATTCCTTCATCACAATTGCCGAAATGAACCTAGAGGCAAAAGTGAAACGAAAGGAAATTCACTCAACAAATGGTTATTCAGGTGATGATGTAATTAATTATTTACTAGATTTGATTGAAACGTTCCTTAATAGCTCAATAAATAAGGATCTTTGCATTGGTATTTCTGTGATTACCCAGGGAATCGTAAATTCTTCTAAGGGTGTTATCCGATATAACGCAGAACTTAAGCTGAAAAATGTTCCATTAAAAGATTTATTAGAGCAAAGGTTTAATAAGAAGTCGTATCTTGATAATGATACAAACGCTTATCTTCTCGCAGAAAAAAACTTTGGTTTATATAACTTGAATCAAAACATGATATATATCACCCAAGGTGATGGAGTTGGCGCAGGTTTATTAGTAAATGGATCGATTTATAGGGGACATAGCGGAGGTGCAGGGGAATTTGGCCATACAAGTATTGACCGTGGAGGATTCCGCTGTGAATGTGGAAATATTGGCTGCCTTGAAACCTATGTTAGTTGGCCAGCAATCTTTTCAAGGATTCTTTCTTCACTTTCTAGCGGTAAGTCTTCAGGGATGCTAGAGAAAGTAAATGGAAAAATGACTGAGATTACACCTGCTATCTTCAGTGAAGCACTTCAAGAACATGATGAGTTAGCCATAAAACTAGCTGAAGAGACAGTATCTTATTTATCTGCAAGTATTGTTAACTTGGTGCATTTATTTAATCCAGAAGTAATCATTATAGGAGGTGAGGTCGTAGCAAATAACCCAATTTATTTAGCGAAATTAAGAACATCTGTATTAGAAAATGTAATGGAGGCTTTGTCAGAGGATTTGGAGATTCATGCTCCTTCATTAGGAGATGAACTAGAAATGATAGGAGCCGCCTCTGTATTATTGCAGGATAAATTTCACTTTTCTCTTAATCAAGTATATTAG
- a CDS encoding Gfo/Idh/MocA family protein — protein MKIGMISFAHMHAFSYAKHLLADPEVEITAIWDEDEERGLKMAKTFNCQYVENLDRLLELDLQAVVVCSENKKHKEHVIAAARAGKHILCEKPIATEVEDAKEMINVCEEFGVILQVAYPVRFAPAIQRVRELICSGAIGEVVAINGTNHGQMPGGWFIEKELSGGGAATDHIVHVMDLIRWILNDEVKNVYAELDTRFYSIDVEDCGIVTLELESGVIVSIDPSWSRPKTFPTWGDVLLEFVGTKGTLSVDAFKQHSTYYNDSEGKVQHLSWADDMDKGLIDDFLQCIRIKGSPSITGEDGLRTLEVVKAAYESDELKKVISLNRI, from the coding sequence ATGAAGATCGGAATGATTAGCTTTGCCCATATGCATGCATTTAGCTATGCAAAGCATCTACTAGCTGACCCTGAAGTTGAAATAACTGCCATATGGGATGAGGATGAAGAACGAGGATTAAAAATGGCGAAAACATTCAACTGTCAATATGTAGAGAATTTGGATAGATTACTAGAATTAGATCTTCAGGCAGTTGTTGTGTGTTCAGAAAATAAAAAGCATAAAGAACATGTGATTGCTGCAGCCCGTGCAGGAAAACATATTCTATGTGAAAAACCGATCGCAACAGAAGTAGAAGATGCGAAGGAAATGATTAATGTTTGCGAAGAGTTTGGTGTTATTTTACAGGTTGCATATCCAGTAAGATTTGCGCCAGCGATTCAAAGAGTACGAGAGTTAATCTGCTCTGGGGCAATTGGGGAAGTTGTTGCCATTAATGGTACGAATCATGGACAAATGCCTGGTGGCTGGTTCATCGAAAAAGAATTATCAGGCGGTGGTGCCGCAACAGATCATATTGTTCATGTCATGGATCTCATTCGTTGGATACTTAATGATGAAGTAAAAAATGTTTATGCAGAGCTTGATACGAGATTCTATTCGATTGATGTAGAGGATTGTGGAATTGTCACATTAGAACTTGAATCAGGTGTCATTGTATCAATAGATCCAAGCTGGTCACGGCCTAAAACATTTCCAACTTGGGGTGACGTCCTCTTAGAGTTTGTAGGTACGAAAGGTACTTTATCAGTAGATGCATTTAAACAGCATTCGACCTACTACAATGATTCAGAAGGAAAAGTCCAGCACTTATCATGGGCAGATGACATGGATAAGGGGCTCATAGATGACTTTCTTCAATGTATAAGGATAAAAGGGAGCCCATCTATTACTGGAGAGGACGGATTAAGAACATTAGAAGTTGTGAAGGCAGCCTATGAATCTGACGAACTAAAAAAAGTGATTTCATTAAATAGAATATAA